CATGATAAATCATTTTAACATCAGGAGCATTTAAAATAACATTGTAATCAACAGGCAGGACTTCAAAAACACCAGTATCTACAGCTCGAGAAATTTTATCAGTTCCTTTATAAGTTGCAGAATATGTGTATTTACCAACTGAAGGTTTTTCAATGCTTCTTACACCAATTCCGTCAACTACAACGATTTTATAAAATTTAGTGTTAATTTCCAAAGTTACATTGCCTGTAATCAGCTGACCGTCCAGAGTTTTAAGAATTGCAGTAACTACCATGTCATCTTCATATACTTCAACATTTACCTTCAAAACACTTACAGTTTGATTTACTGAAATAACCATAGTTGTATTTGAGCTTAAATAGTTATTATCACCATTATATGTAGCCACAACAACATATGAACCACTATTTAAAGGTGAAATAAGCCATGACGCATTGCCTCCAACAATAGTCTTATTTCTTGGTGAATATAATCCCAAAATCCTGAAAGTAACATTTCCAGTTGCATCATCATTTACAACAGCCCAAATCCTAACATTTTTATTAAATTCTATTTCACCAGTGATAATTTCAATATTTGAATTAGCTTTGGCTACATCAAATGATTTTTCATCAGATGATTTGGAATAAACAGAATTTCCCAAATAATCTGCCCTAACACTATAAGTTCCTGCATTTAACTTATTAAAAGTAGCTATTGCTTTGCCGTTTATAATTTCTACTGTTTTAGTTAAATTTCCAAGGATAAAAGTAACATTACCCGTTGCTCCAGAGGTTACACTGGCCAGTACAGTTATATTTTCACCATAAACAGTATTGTTTACATCAATGACAGTTTCTGAAAGTGAATTTTTAATATTGAATGTCATGTCGGCAGTACTGCTGTTGTAATTAGCATCTCCAGAATACATTACTTTTAAACTATGATTTCCTAAAGTCAAATCAGGAATTGCAATTGCAGCTATTCCATTATTAAGTGTTTTTGTATATGTTGTTCCATCTACAATAAATGTAATTTCTCCTGTTGCATCATTTGGAAGAGTTACTGTAATTACTTCATCCTGTCCTGCGAGAACATCCTTAATGTCCACATCTAATTTTGGAGTGCCTTTGGATACTGTGAATGTAGCTGTTTTTGATAGTTTGGAATTATAAACAGCTTCTACAGTATAAGTACCCAGTTTTAATCCGCTCAAACTATATCTGGCATTTCCTGAGATTACATCAACAGTTTTGTTTAAATGATTTTTAATTATAAATGTAACAGTTCCGTTAATTAAAGCATTGAAATTAGCATTGATAATTGCATTTTCACCATATCCTATATCAGCTACTGTTAAATTAAAATCAAGAGGTTTGACTGTAATGGTGTTGTATACTGTTGTATAATCATATGTAGCAGATATTGTGTAATTTCCGGAAGTCAGATTGAGAGGAAGTGAAGCCTTACCTGCATTATTTGTAGTTACCTTATATGTTGTGCCGTTAACTTCAATTAAAACAATCACATAAGTAAAGGGATTTCCGTCCAGATCAGTTACTTTAACTGTGTATTTGGATCCGTCTTCTTCAACCATTATAATGTCCTCACCGGTTAAGATACATTTTGCAGATATATTTACCGTTGTATTCCATGACGCATCATCATAATAGCTATCTCCAGGATAGTATACATAAACATAATTAGTTCCTTTTGTAAAGTTAACAGAAACATTAGCTATTCCATTAACCAGCTTTGCCTGATAAAGTACATTATTTACATAAACTCCAATAAGACCAGTACAATTACCCGGGTTTGTTTTTATATTGACAATACCTGTAAGGTCATCATTTTGAATAACATCAACAGTCAAATTGCAGCTTTCTTTTAAAACCACAAATGACGTTGATGCCGTTGAACCGGCATATTTATTGTCACCAGGATAAATGACAGTTACATCATATTTTCCGCCGGTTAAATTATGGAGTGTAATCTCAGTTATTTCATCTTTTAAAAATATTTTGCTTTCAACACCATTTATAATAAGTGTTGCTTCCCCTTTAACATCTTTAGGGTTTATTTTAATAGTTATTGTTGCATTTTCACCTGCTTTAACATCACTGGCATTAACACTCAGATTTGTATCATATTTATTTACTTTCAATAATCCGCTGACTGAAGCCATTTCATAAAGCTGTTCATCAAGTTCACTGCCCCATGTTTCAATTGTAATGTTGTACACGCCAGCTCCACCATAATTTCTAATTGTAACCTGAATATCCTCCTTATTTATAACAATCATCTGTACACGTTTACCGTTAATACTTAAATATGCATAAATTTGAACTCCTTTAGGAGATGTATGTATATTGACCTTTGCAATTTCCCCAACATTAATTTCAGGAATTGAAATGTTTAAATTAATAGGGCATTTATTTACTGTGACAGTTTTATGAACAAATGATCTGAAATATTCGTCATTTCCCATATAAACAAGATTTAATGTATGATTTCCGGCAAGCAAATCAGGTATGTTAAAAGTTGCCTTACCATTGACTAAGTTTTCAGTGTATGTTTTTCCACCAATTATAAGTGAAACATTTCCTTCAGGCAAAATTGAATCTATGCCATTTACGGCTACATCAACAACAAGAGTTTCAGTATAATTGATGTCATTGACACTTACAGTCATATTTGATACAAGTTTACCTACATCAACCAATACTTTTTGAGTAAAATTCCTTAAACTGATTGAAACTTCATAACTTCCTTTCTTTTGAGTCCAGTTATAGCTTATAACAGCGCTTCCATTATCCAGTTTTTTGGTTATTGTCTGTGCAGTTCCATTAACCCATGTATTAAATGAAACATCAAAAATAGGGAATAAACTAATATCAACAGGCTTTCCACTGCTTGATTTCCAAATAGCTGAAATATCAGTTGACTCGTTTATATTAAGAGCACTGTATTCCGGAGACCCTACCAACATCAGCCAGGAATTTACTTTATCAACATTGGATTTGTTCACCGGCTTTTTATTGGATCCCCACCAATTATTGTCCAGACAAATGTTTTCACCACCGTCTGCAAAGAAATCAGCATAACTTTCAGCCAGCGGCTTGTTATTTAAAAATGCAGAATAGCTTATGTCTATTTCCCCTACAGTGTAAATATTGACAGTACCTTTATAAACAGGAATAGCACTATCTTTTATACCTCCATTATTTGCAAAAATACATCCAACAGCTTTTAAACTACCTTCATTATAAATAACACCATAAAGAGTATTGAATAAAGCTCTAGTTACAAAAGAATCCTTAATAGTAGAATTTATCATAGTACAATTTCCGGAATTAAAAAGAACTGCTCCCTTAACCTGCTGAGCAGTACTACTACCAGACATTACAACTCTGGTTAATGTTAAATTACCATTATTAGAAATTGATCCTCCGAATGCAAAGTCTCCAACATATGAACCCTTAAATGTGGAATCAAAGATTTTTAAAGTACCATTATTGTAAACATCACTTCCATGCGCAGAATTACGTGCTTCAGAAGTCATTGAATTACTGTTGAATCTGGAATTAATAATTGTCATATTACCAGAATTACTAATGGCTGCTCCGTAATTGTCCTTACTTATAGATGAAGTATGTTCAATACGGTTATTGTTAAATGCACAATTGCTAATAAAGACTGTTGCTTTTTTAACATCCAACACTGCACCATATACGCTTTTCTGGTCATAATAAAGATCCGCTTTTTTAAATGCATTAATAAAAGTTATATTGCTAATACTGACAGTTACACCATCGGAAATTGTAAAAAAATAGTTTTTGTTTAATCCGTCAAATACAGTGTTAACAGAACCTACAATATTTACAGACTTGGCTATATTAATTTTTGAATTTGCAGAACCGCTGTATGTTCCATTATCTATGTAAATCGTAGTATTGTCTTTAGCTAAATATATTGCCCAATCCAATGAGTTAGTGGCACTGCCCCATGAAGTAGCATTAGCATAGCTATTACCATTTACACTAACATAAAGACAATCGCCGTTATTTTCCTCGCCAACTGCATGGTTATTATTAATTTCACCAATTACAGGATCACCCTGAAAATCATCAAGTGTATCATTAGTTAAATCGGCAGCACTGACACTAGCCAAACCCAGCAAACTGCATAAAATCAATATTAATACAGCAGTTAACAACCTACCATGTTTCAATTTTTCAAACCTCCTTTAAAATACAATTTATTTTATATTTTATAAAATATATTTGACTAATGATAATTAAAGTTATCAAAAAATGAACAGGCATCTAAAAAAAATTATCATTAATTAAACATCATCTTTATTATATCAAATATATTAAAGAATACAATTAAAAGTTTTAGTATAAAAATATATAAAATTAACGATAAATTGAAATTATTATTTTCCAATACAGATTAATGTTTTTTTATTTTTAGATAATAATTTTGAAGATGCATTTTGTTTATATTGTTTTTTAAAAATTAGTTATTTATATTTTCAAATAACAATAAAAATTGCTTAAACTTGTTTTATGAAAAGATTATCATTTTATTTAAAAAAAGAAAAATAAGTAATGAAATTATACAGTTTAAACATTACTTGTATCAATAGATTTAATTATAATATTTACAGGATTGTCACTATTGGAAACATCCCAATCGGATGGATCATTTGCGGCACAAACAATATAACTGGAACCATCTACTTCACAAACATACCCATATATTGGCATACCGTCTTTATCATAAGCTTGCTCAAATACTTTTATATCACCGAATCCGGAAACATCTTTTTGACTTTTGAAAGTGTAACCTTTTGATTCAAGAGTTTTTTTTGCATCATCAGGACTTTTAGCATCA
This genomic stretch from Methanobrevibacter smithii ATCC 35061 harbors:
- a CDS encoding Ig-like domain repeat protein, encoding MKHGRLLTAVLILILCSLLGLASVSAADLTNDTLDDFQGDPVIGEINNNHAVGEENNGDCLYVSVNGNSYANATSWGSATNSLDWAIYLAKDNTTIYIDNGTYSGSANSKINIAKSVNIVGSVNTVFDGLNKNYFFTISDGVTVSISNITFINAFKKADLYYDQKSVYGAVLDVKKATVFISNCAFNNNRIEHTSSISKDNYGAAISNSGNMTIINSRFNSNSMTSEARNSAHGSDVYNNGTLKIFDSTFKGSYVGDFAFGGSISNNGNLTLTRVVMSGSSTAQQVKGAVLFNSGNCTMINSTIKDSFVTRALFNTLYGVIYNEGSLKAVGCIFANNGGIKDSAIPVYKGTVNIYTVGEIDISYSAFLNNKPLAESYADFFADGGENICLDNNWWGSNKKPVNKSNVDKVNSWLMLVGSPEYSALNINESTDISAIWKSSSGKPVDISLFPIFDVSFNTWVNGTAQTITKKLDNGSAVISYNWTQKKGSYEVSISLRNFTQKVLVDVGKLVSNMTVSVNDINYTETLVVDVAVNGIDSILPEGNVSLIIGGKTYTENLVNGKATFNIPDLLAGNHTLNLVYMGNDEYFRSFVHKTVTVNKCPINLNISIPEINVGEIAKVNIHTSPKGVQIYAYLSINGKRVQMIVINKEDIQVTIRNYGGAGVYNITIETWGSELDEQLYEMASVSGLLKVNKYDTNLSVNASDVKAGENATITIKINPKDVKGEATLIINGVESKIFLKDEITEITLHNLTGGKYDVTVIYPGDNKYAGSTASTSFVVLKESCNLTVDVIQNDDLTGIVNIKTNPGNCTGLIGVYVNNVLYQAKLVNGIANVSVNFTKGTNYVYVYYPGDSYYDDASWNTTVNISAKCILTGEDIIMVEEDGSKYTVKVTDLDGNPFTYVIVLIEVNGTTYKVTTNNAGKASLPLNLTSGNYTISATYDYTTVYNTITVKPLDFNLTVADIGYGENAIINANFNALINGTVTFIIKNHLNKTVDVISGNARYSLSGLKLGTYTVEAVYNSKLSKTATFTVSKGTPKLDVDIKDVLAGQDEVITVTLPNDATGEITFIVDGTTYTKTLNNGIAAIAIPDLTLGNHSLKVMYSGDANYNSSTADMTFNIKNSLSETVIDVNNTVYGENITVLASVTSGATGNVTFILGNLTKTVEIINGKAIATFNKLNAGTYSVRADYLGNSVYSKSSDEKSFDVAKANSNIEIITGEIEFNKNVRIWAVVNDDATGNVTFRILGLYSPRNKTIVGGNASWLISPLNSGSYVVVATYNGDNNYLSSNTTMVISVNQTVSVLKVNVEVYEDDMVVTAILKTLDGQLITGNVTLEINTKFYKIVVVDGIGVRSIEKPSVGKYTYSATYKGTDKISRAVDTGVFEVLPVDYNVILNAPDVKMIYHDGTRFVATLTDKQGNPIGGAAIEIIINGRSYDKITDEKGSVSLGLNLDSGIYSVVVKFKGLLNYTPITKHANVTIEPTVKGLDVVKMFRNSTQYYAIFTDSHGNFLKNKNVQFNINGVFYTKTTNDKGIAMMGINLNPGKYVITVINLVTGEQSSNIITVNSLIVQKDLTKYYLNASRFEATIYNKDGSLAVNKEVTFNINGVFYHRTTDSNGVASLGISLRPGEYIITTMFDGLVIGNKVSVLPTLVTKNLNMKYLDGSSFTAQTLDGQGKPLANQNVSFNVNGVFYYKVTDNNGMAKLNIRLMHGEYIITSCWNNFQTGNTIRIF